A single genomic interval of Penaeus vannamei isolate JL-2024 chromosome 21, ASM4276789v1, whole genome shotgun sequence harbors:
- the LOC113816385 gene encoding RING finger and SPRY domain-containing protein 1, which produces MFVMGSCCCKTQPEHGGNDDIIIDRRDLEFFSGSGSEDGINSAGLSTVTDKYVLDTLAVIRTLVDNDQEPPPSMLKLHTIADKEAGWLVVVRSMVQVIPLHDPLGPAVITLLLDDCPLPSKETVVHLCKFFELSEESAQESWKDPQLHRNICVVLGCIAEKLAGPASIALLTDTTLEYLVAHLNVDNHPCVILFALIALEKFAQTSENKTSIGQYMGQGLCNPLRTLEQWMSDNDYVRRQVGFCAQWCLDNLFICEGRPYSYENVDTTHLNAMLNNNDVSEYLKISPDGLQARCDASSFESVRCTFQVDSGVWYYEATIITAGVMQIGWATKDSKFLNHEGYGIGDDEFSVAYDGCRQLFWHNAQSESHLHPSWQPGDVLGSLLDLTNAEVIFYLNGDPLPPLTQVFNNATCGFFAAASFMSFQQCEFNFGKKPFMHPPKDIAFQSFNDHAYLKESEKIILPRHIKLQKLRAMSVEEGACTLCFDERATISLMPCLHRGFCERCALQLEICPMCRRDIEERREVDEKSDGKSEIT; this is translated from the exons ATGTTCGTAATGGGGTCTTGTTGCTGCAAGACACAACCGGAACATGGGGGCAATGATGACATCATTATTGATAGAAGAGATCTGGAATTCTTCTCGGGATCT GGAAGTGAAGATGGTATCAACAGTGCAGGACTTTCGACAGTCACAGACAAATATGTCCTTGATACCCTTGCAGTTATAAGAACCTTAGTTGATAA TGACCAGGAGCCGCCACCGTCCATGCTAAAGCTGCACACCATAGCCGACAAAGAGGCAGGCTGGCTGGTTGTGGTGCGTTCCATGGTGCAAGTGATTCCCCTCCATGACCCACTGGGACCGGCAGTCATCACGCTGTTACTGGACGACTGTCCTTTGCCAAGCAAG GAAACTGTTGTGCATCTCTGTAAATTTTTTGAATTGAGTGAGGAAAGTGCACAAGAAAGCTGGAAAGACCCTCAGCTGCATCGTAATATTTGTGTGGTGCTTGGATGTATTGCTGAAAAGCTTGCTGGTCCCGCGTCCATAGCTCTGCTTACCGATACTACACTTGAATATCTTGTGGCACACCTT AATGTAGACAACCACCCTTGTGTCATCTTGTTTGCCCTCATAGCTCTTGAAAAATTTGCCCAAACAAGTGAGAACAAAACAAGCATAGGACAGTACATGGGACAGGGTCTGTGTAACCCTCTGAGAACCTTGGAACAGTGGATGAGCGACAATGATTATGTTCGCCGTCAAGTGGGCTTTTGTGCTCAATGGTGCTTGGATAATTTGT TTATTTGTGAAGGTCGTCCATACTCCTATGAAAATGTAGATACAACTCATTTAAATGCAAtgctgaataataatgatgttagcgAGTACCTTAAGATATCTCCAGATGGTTTGCAA GCACGTTGTGATGCTTCATCTTTTGAAAGTGTCCGATGCACCTTCCAAGTTGACTCTGGTGTCTGGTATTATGAGGCTACTATCATTACAGCGGGAGTCATGCAGATTGGCTGGGCAACTAAGGATAGCAAGTTCCTAAATCAT GAAGGATatggtattggtgatgatgaattTTCTGTGGCATATGATGGGTGCAGACAATTGTTCTGGCACAATGCCCAGAGTGAAAGTCACTTGCACCCTAGCTGGCAGCCTGGAGATGTTCTGGGGTCCCTCCTTGACCTAACTAATGCAGAAGTCATTTTCTACCTTAATGGTGACCCATTGCCACCTCTAACACAAGTTTTCAATAATGCCAC aTGTGGATTTTTTGCAGCTGCTAGCTTTATGTCCTTCCAGCAGTGTGAGTTTAATTTTGGGAAGAAGCCATTCATGCATCCTCCTAAGGACATTGCCTTCCAGAGCTTCAATGATCATGCCTACttaaaagagagtgaaaagattATTTTACCAAG GCACATTAAACTTCAGAAACTGAGAGCAATGAGTGTTGAGGAAGGGGCATGTACGTTATGTTTTGATGAGAGGGCCACTATCTCACTTATGCCTTGTTTACACAG AGGCTTCTGTGAAAGATGTGCCCTGCAGTTAGAGATCTGTCCAATGTGTCGTCGAGACATTGAAGAAAGACGAGAGGTAGATGAAAAGTCTGATGGAAAATCTGAGATCACATGA